The Chlorobaculum sp. MV4-Y genome contains the following window.
GATCCGAGTACCAGGCCGTCGAAGCTGAAGGCGAGCTGGTGGCCGAGCAGTTGCTCCCAAAGCTGGCCGAGCCAGCCGTTCCGGCTGAACATGAGCAGAAAATAGAAGCCCAGCACCGATGGCGGCAAGACGAGCGGCAAGGCGAAGATTGCTTCGAGCACCGGTTTGATGCGGGTTTTCGTCCGAAACAGGAGCCACGCGCTCGGCAGACCGAGCAGGTAGAGGATGACGGTCGTTATGAATGCAAGCTTGAGGGTCAGCGCAAGAGGTTCGAGGTCAAGTGTCATGGCTTGTCTCCAGTGAAAGTTGGCTTGCCTTGAACATCACGGTCACTTCGTCGCTCACTTGCAGCCCGAGCCGTTCGACGGCCCGGGTGGTGATGATGCTGCCGAACTCGCCTGCCTTGCTGTCGAGAGTGATGTCAGACAGAATATCGCCCTGCCTGATCGCCCTGACGACTGCCCGAAAGCGATTGCTGAGGCTGATTTCTCCCCTCAGATGCTTGCCCAGCGCCACTTCGCTTTCCTTGAAAAGTACGTGCACCCGTTTTCCCTGTTGGAACGATGGGGCGAGATCGAAGAGCAGCATCGAAAGCGTTATGCCCGAAGCATCGAGTTCGATACAACACAACGAATCGCTGCGCTGAATGCCGGTGATGACCGCTGAAAACTTATTCATTGGGCAGGGTAAAACCGTAACGTTTGAATATGGTTCGCGCTTCGCGTGATCCGATGAATTTTTCGAACTTTGCTGCCGTAGCGTTGCCGGTTGCGGGCTTCAGCAGCACGTAGCCTTGCACGATCGGTTTGTGCATGGTTGCTGGCACGAGGTAGTAGCTCCCTTCGCTTGCCAGAACGGGCGCGAGCGAGAGAGAATAGGCGACCATACCTGCGTCGGCTGCGCCGGTCTGAACGAATTGCGCCGTCTGCTGGATGTTTGCGCCTAACACCAGCTTGCTTTTTACTTTTTCATAAACGCCGTTTTTTTCAATGCCTCCTCGGCTATTCGACCGTAAGGAGCATGTTCCGGGTTGGCCATCGCAATTTTTTTGACTTTCGGATCGAGCAAGAGTTTGAAGCCTTTGCGGACATCAAGGCCGCTTTTTTTCGTTACCCAAATGGTCATTCTGCCGATTGCGTAAGGCTTCGGTTCCGAGATGGCAGCGCCAGACCGCTTCAGCTTCTCGGGATACCCAATATCGGCGGCAAAAAACATATCATATGGTGCACCGTTTTCAATCTGTGAATAGGCTTTGCCCGATGAGCCATACACAGCGGAGATTTGATCACCGGGATTTTTTGCTTCGAATGCCGTAATGATCTCTTTCATGGCGTATTGAAGGTCGGATGCAGCCGTAATGCTAGCCTGCCCGGCCAGTGCTGGCATAGAGGTCAGCACGAGGAGCGAGAGCGCAACGCCGATGCCACACAGGAGATGCTTCATGGTTCTCATGATTCTGTGTTGTCAGTTGGATTTTGCTGGTATGATCGAGGTCGAAATGTCAGCAGGTTTGCCAAAGTAAACCGAGGAGAGTACGATGATGTCGATGCCGGTTGCGGCGTACGCGGCGGCGTTCTCGCCGTTGATGCCGCCCGCCGCCGAGACCGCCACGCCGGGAAAGCGGCTGCGGATTTCGGAGACCAGCGAGGCGAGTTCGGCGACGGGCATCTTGTCCACCTGCACCACGTCCGCGCCCGCCGCCGCGATGCGGATTGCCTTGTCGGCGCTGTCGGCCTCGACGAGAATCTTCTGCTCTGGCGCGTGCTTTTTCAGGCTTGAGAGCTTTTCGAGGAACGGATCGAGTCCGCCGAGAAAGGCCATGTGCTGCGAGAAGACGAGAATCGATTCGGAGAGGCCGAGGCGGTGGGGAAACGCGCCGCCCGCAGTGATCGCCTTTATGGCGATTTTTTTTGTGCCGGGAAATGACTTGCGTGTCGTCACGACGTTGATGCCGGGATTGGCGGCGCGGGCGCGTTCGACGATGGTCGAGGTGCGCGTGGCGATGCCCGAGGCGTATTCGAGCAGGTTCATCGCCACTTTCCAGCCAGCGTGGAGCGCCGCTGCCGGGCCGGAAGCTCTCAGAATCTCCGTGCCCGGCGCGGCAATCGTGCCGGATGGAAGCGTTGAGAGTACCTCGGCGCCGCATTTCGCGAGCACCCGTCCGGCCTCTTCGGTGCAGCAGACCACCGTCCGGTCGCGCGTGGTGAAGGTGATTTCGCCCGGCTGATCGCCGATGCCGAGCAGGGCGGTGGTCAAATCGCCATAAGGCACGTCTTCTTCGATATATCGCTCGATTTCACTGTCGGGAATGAGGCTGTACATGCGTGAATATTTTAGAACGTTGTGTGATTCTTGTTATAGCGAGCGGCGCAGATTTTGGTTTTTTCGTGCCGTCCGCGCACGCTGTCCGTTCTTGTGGTTATGGCTGATTGATCTGATTAATTTAGGTATTTGATAGATTAATCCTAAAAATATCTGTCTTGTTTGTCGTGGTGGTTTTGAAAAGCCTACGGATTTGTCGTTGCGCCTCTCTTCGGTATGTTTTACGGGAAATAACGAATTCTTCCTGACATTGGCAAAAGCGGAGTGTCGGCTGACTCGGGCGTGAAAAGGCTGTCGGGCAGCGTTTCGGCTGTCATCCTGAATCCTGACTCCATTTCCCAAAGCTCCATAAACGGCGCTTTTTTCTTATACTTCAAAGCGCTCGGAGAGTTCCGGTTTCGATCACGATCCGGATTTCGGTGGAGAGGGCGTGATCCGTAACGATGAACCAGACCCAACTCGATGGCTGAAACGATTCTCAGGCTCGAAGGAATCCGCAGGGAGCTCGAACTGTCTCGGGATGTACGGCAGACGATTATTCCCAACCTTTCGCTCGACATTTTCGAGGGAGAGTTCGTGGCGATCACCGGTCCGTCCGGGTCGGGCAAATCGACACTGCTCTACATCATGGGCGGTCTCGACAAGCCGACCTTCGGCAAGGTGTGGCTTGACGGGCAGGAGATCACCGGCGTCGATGAAACTGAAATGACCATCATTCGCAACCGGAAGATCGGTTTTATCTACCAGTTCCATTTTCTGCTTCCCGAGTTCAGTGCTGTCGATAATGTGATGATGCCGATGCTGATTCGCCGCAAGTATGGCAAGAAGGAGATTCGCGAGCGGGCGATGAAGCTGCTCGACATGGTCGGCCTCGAAGACAAGTACTCGAACAAGCCGAACCAGCTCTCCGGTGGGCAGCAGCAGCGCGTCGCTATCGCGCGGGCGCTGGCCAACGAGCCGAAGGTGCTGCTTGGCGACGAACCGACCGGCAACCTCGATTCGCGCTCGGCCAACAACGTCTATGAGCTGTTCTCCCGGCTGAACCGTGAGCTGAACCAGACCGTTATTGTTGTCACGCACGACGAAGATTTCGCCAACCGCGCGGGCCGCCGCATTCATCTGGTTGACGGCAAGATCGAGAGCGATTCGCGAAACGGTAAAGCAGCATCCGCCTGAAACCACAAAGAACCGATCCATGCTCGAACAGATCAGGAACACCCATCCGCTTGTTTACAAAAACTTTAGCGCCCTGCCGGATGGCGAGCGCCAACTGCGTTCGATCCTCGCCATCGACCGCTACTGGGAGAAGCTCGAGCTTCCGGTGCCGGATGTGATCCGCGACGGCTCGCGTCTTCCCGCTGACGCTCGCGTCGAGGAGGCGTTCGACATTCTCTACGCTGGCGGTACGCTTGGCCTTTTGCATGCGGCGGTGATGTCCAAAAAGTACGGGCGCAAGGTGCTGGTGATCGACCGCGCCGAGCCGGGGCGAACCACGCGTGACTGGAACATCTCGCGCGGCGAACTGCTGCGCCTCGCCGAGACCGGCGTGTTCACGCAGGAGGAGCTTGATTCAACCATCGTCCGACGCTACAAAACCGGCTGGGTCGAGTTCCATGCGCCCGCCGAAAAGCGCAAGCGGCTCTACATCGACGAGGTGCTCGACTGCGCAGTCGATGCCGACAGGCTGCTCGGCATGGCGTGCGACAAGGTGCTTGCGGGTAGCGGCTCGCAAGTGCTTGGCCACACCAGCTTCGTCTGTTGCTACCAGTTTCCGGATCACCTCGTCGTGCAGGTCGAGGAGTCGTCCGGCAAGCCGCGCTACTTCCGGACGCAGGTGCTCGTCGATGCGATGGGCATCGTCTCGCCGGTGGCGATGCAGCTCAACCGGGGCCGCCCGCAGACCCACGTCTGCCCGACGGCGGGCACCATCGCGAGCGGGTTCGAGGGTGTCGATTTCGAGGTGGGCGAAATTCTCGCCAGCACCGA
Protein-coding sequences here:
- a CDS encoding molybdopterin-binding protein; translation: MNKFSAVITGIQRSDSLCCIELDASGITLSMLLFDLAPSFQQGKRVHVLFKESEVALGKHLRGEISLSNRFRAVVRAIRQGDILSDITLDSKAGEFGSIITTRAVERLGLQVSDEVTVMFKASQLSLETSHDT
- a CDS encoding NAD(P)/FAD-dependent oxidoreductase; the protein is MLEQIRNTHPLVYKNFSALPDGERQLRSILAIDRYWEKLELPVPDVIRDGSRLPADARVEEAFDILYAGGTLGLLHAAVMSKKYGRKVLVIDRAEPGRTTRDWNISRGELLRLAETGVFTQEELDSTIVRRYKTGWVEFHAPAEKRKRLYIDEVLDCAVDADRLLGMACDKVLAGSGSQVLGHTSFVCCYQFPDHLVVQVEESSGKPRYFRTQVLVDAMGIVSPVAMQLNRGRPQTHVCPTAGTIASGFEGVDFEVGEILASTEDAEVSGKRGRQLIWEGFPAKGDEYITYLFFYDKVDSPNDKSLLGLFETYFRKLPEYKKPGPNFTIHRPVFGIIPAYFHDGAGCTRVVSGERIALLGDAASLSSPLTFCGFGSVVRNLDRMTAGLAKAMREGRLGAAELAKISAYEPNVASMANLMKYMCYDPETDDPGFVNEMMNEVMIVLDELPQRYRQAMFRDEMKVEELVTVMLKVAWRYPKILKATWDKLGVGGSVGFVKNLAGWAMTQSSK
- the modD gene encoding ModD protein; this encodes MYSLIPDSEIERYIEEDVPYGDLTTALLGIGDQPGEITFTTRDRTVVCCTEEAGRVLAKCGAEVLSTLPSGTIAAPGTEILRASGPAAALHAGWKVAMNLLEYASGIATRTSTIVERARAANPGINVVTTRKSFPGTKKIAIKAITAGGAFPHRLGLSESILVFSQHMAFLGGLDPFLEKLSSLKKHAPEQKILVEADSADKAIRIAAAGADVVQVDKMPVAELASLVSEIRSRFPGVAVSAAGGINGENAAAYAATGIDIIVLSSVYFGKPADISTSIIPAKSN
- a CDS encoding ABC transporter ATP-binding protein; this translates as MAETILRLEGIRRELELSRDVRQTIIPNLSLDIFEGEFVAITGPSGSGKSTLLYIMGGLDKPTFGKVWLDGQEITGVDETEMTIIRNRKIGFIYQFHFLLPEFSAVDNVMMPMLIRRKYGKKEIRERAMKLLDMVGLEDKYSNKPNQLSGGQQQRVAIARALANEPKVLLGDEPTGNLDSRSANNVYELFSRLNRELNQTVIVVTHDEDFANRAGRRIHLVDGKIESDSRNGKAASA